From one Bacillota bacterium genomic stretch:
- a CDS encoding sugar ABC transporter substrate-binding protein encodes MSRTRMIRIVVTAIIMALVAQISVSIAAKEITVGYVAANMTATSQVRVTNAFTAQSKAQGWKVATADAKGSWPALADQIENFVQMKVDVLVVAMSDLTSVKAAIATANKAKIPVISIDSGAAPGVIADITTDNYVMGSKISSFMVDKLGHKGNIIVFKFSEHHGTRKRGKALDMVLSENPEIKVLATHNLPPAGFMQDAQARMETYLTQFPGQIDAVWCPWDGPAMAVTMALQAARVGRDKTFVTGVDGEQATFDLIRSGSPLVATVAQPFELMAARAVQLIDELVVKGKPASQVVPSNTIYVDAPLVTPANVPAKGSWPWD; translated from the coding sequence ATGTCACGAACCAGGATGATCAGGATCGTCGTAACCGCTATCATCATGGCCCTAGTCGCACAGATCTCTGTGAGCATTGCAGCCAAGGAGATTACCGTCGGCTACGTTGCAGCCAACATGACTGCAACGTCCCAGGTTCGAGTCACCAACGCCTTCACTGCCCAGAGCAAAGCCCAAGGCTGGAAAGTCGCAACAGCAGACGCCAAAGGTTCCTGGCCGGCCCTCGCTGACCAAATTGAGAACTTCGTCCAGATGAAGGTGGACGTGTTGGTCGTGGCGATGTCCGACCTGACCAGTGTGAAAGCGGCGATCGCAACTGCCAACAAGGCCAAGATTCCGGTCATCTCCATAGACTCCGGAGCAGCACCGGGCGTCATTGCTGACATCACCACAGACAACTACGTCATGGGGTCCAAGATATCGTCCTTTATGGTGGACAAGCTGGGGCACAAAGGCAATATAATCGTGTTCAAGTTCAGCGAGCACCACGGTACCCGCAAGAGAGGCAAGGCACTTGACATGGTCCTGTCGGAGAACCCGGAGATAAAGGTGCTGGCCACGCACAACCTGCCCCCAGCCGGGTTCATGCAGGATGCGCAGGCAAGGATGGAGACCTACCTGACGCAGTTCCCAGGGCAGATTGATGCGGTCTGGTGCCCGTGGGACGGGCCCGCCATGGCAGTCACCATGGCTTTGCAGGCTGCCAGAGTCGGTAGGGACAAGACCTTCGTGACTGGCGTCGACGGAGAACAGGCCACGTTCGACCTGATAAGGAGTGGGTCGCCGCTGGTGGCCACGGTTGCGCAGCCGTTTGAGCTGATGGCTGCGCGTGCAGTCCAGCTCATAGACGAACTAGTGGTAAAGGGCAAGCCCGCAAGCCAGGTCGTGCCCTCCAACACCATATACGTGGATGCTCCTCTGGTCACGCCGGCAAACGTACCCGCCAAGGGGAGCTGGCCCTGGGACTAG